From one Salvelinus alpinus chromosome 14, SLU_Salpinus.1, whole genome shotgun sequence genomic stretch:
- the LOC139538781 gene encoding uncharacterized protein, with protein MAMFGKVLEPVGYMQTMRTLVEGICTYLGGSASAEETDLARKNLDYIDQELAAAGPGLLTDQEVHRLEDDLAVVYYQLGAVVRAQSEFTKRETEVFLQYVQEHRLERQLTALHSRLMGVSILTDQPTLLEELVQSRKPKRWEMREFCVKVNFVLGTGLLCLFTQAFLTGRDQALLMKTWSERMGALYRKMKTTGGRCSGYFLQQAEEDVRQQLQEAMQSRSAPEEAAAGILKTLEKNYDWLRWAVMVHPAMGPLEEDGGEGQGNTLQPNHFLSVSSEAPCPHVVACYRDTPTSLNKSHIHQLIVDLEWKIPNPPPEVYAAIEEDPGKARRYLASRMLKKLQEGLGSAVAVHVVPGKMEMKCNFPQASYYLYEYKHRLASGTLCVFG; from the exons ATGGCAATGTTTGGCAAGGTGCTGGAGCCGGTGGGCTACATGCAGACCATGAGGACCCTGGTGGAGGGCATCTGTACCTACCTGGGTGGCAGTGCCTCAGCTGAAGAGACAGACCTGGCCAGGAAGAACCTGGACTACATAGACCAGGAGCTGGCTGCTGCAGGGCCGGGCCTGCTGACCGACCAGGAGGTCCATCGGCTGGAGGATGATCTGGCCGTGGTCTATTACCAGCTGGGCGCGGTCGTCAGGGCCCAGTCTGAGTTCACCAAACGGGAGACAGAGGTGTTTCTCCAGTATGTTCAGGAGCACCGGCTGGAGAGGCAGCTGACGGCACTCCACAGCCGGCTGATGGGGGTGTCGATCCTGACAGACCAGCCGACCCTGCTGGAAGAGCTGGTCCAGAGCCGCAAGCCCAAACGCTGGGAGATGAGGGAGTTCTGTGTCAAG GTGAATTTTGTTCTAGGCACGGGTCTGCTGTGCCTCTTCACCCAGGCCTTCCTTACGGGCCGAGATCAGGCCCTGCTGATGAAGACCTGGTCTGAGCGCATGGGTGCCCTCTACAGGAAGATGAAGACCACTGGGGGTCGCTGTTCGGGCTACTTCCTACAGCAGGCGGAGGAGGACGTGCGTCAGCAGCTGCAGGAGGCCATGCAAAGCCGTTCAGCCCCCGAGGAGGCGGCAGCCGGCATCCTAAAGACACTGGAGAAGAACTACGACTGGCTGCGCTGGGCCGTCATGGTGCACCCTGCCATGGGGCCCttggaggaggatgggggggagGGCCAGGGGAACACACTACAGCCCAACCACTTCTTGTCCGTGTCATCTGAGGCACCATGCCCTCATGTGGTGGCCTGCTACCGTGACACGCCCACATCACTGAACAAGAGCCACATCCACCAGCTGATCGTGGACCTGGAGTGGAAGATCCCCAACCCACCTCCAGAGGTGTACGCCGCCATCGAGGAGGACCCAGGGAAGGCCCGACGCTACCTGGCCTCTCGCATGCTGAAGaagctgcaggaggggctgggcTCAGCGGTGGCCGTCCATGTGGTGCCGGGCAAGATGGAGATGAAGTGTAACTTCCCCCAAGCCTCCTACTACCTGTACGAGTACAAACATAGGCTGGCCTCAGGCACCTTGTGTGTGTTTGGATAA